Within the Pseudonocardia alni genome, the region AGCGGGCCGCTCCTCCTCCGCCGACGGGTCGGGGGCCTCCACGGGGGCGACCCGCTCGGGGACGGCGGTGCCGTCCACAGCGGCCGGTCGGGCAGCCGGAGCACCGGGCCCCTGCTCCACGCCGGACGCGGGCCGGATCCCGTCGGACGTGGGCCGTGACACGGCGGAACCCGCGGGGCGGTCACCCCGCTCCCGGGCGAGCCGGTCCGCCTCGCGCTCGGCGACCAGCCGCGCCACGCCCCAGCGCCCGTCGTCGGCGGGCGCCGGCGCGGGACGCCTGCTCCTCCACCGCACGGCCATGACGGCATGCTAGGCCGCGACCAGCGGTGATGCCTCGTTCCGACGGGGTATGGCGCGCGGTGCCGCCCGGCCGGGTGACCCGGCCGGACGGAGCGTCACCCGCCGTCGGGCGGCCGGTTCCCGTCGGGACGGTCCGCCGGCGGGCCGCCGTCCTGCCCCGGGGCCGGGCCGGGCGTCGGGGTGCCCGGGGGCGGCGGCGGGGCCGGCACCGACCCACTGCTGACCTGCAAGGTCACCTGCTCACCCGGGAGCGCGGCGCCGCGGGGCTCCTGCCCGACGACCGTCCCCTCCGGAGCGTTGTTGTCGACGGTGCGGGTGGTGACCTGCCAGCCGGCGCCCTCCAGCTCACCGCGGGCGGCGCCGGCCGACCGGCCGACGACGTCCGGGATGCGGGACTCGGCGCCGCCGTCGAGGTAGCGGGGGTCGGTCGCGGGCAGGGGCGTCGGCGGGGTGTTCGCCACCAGCGGGGTCACCGCGCCGTACCACGTCCGGGCCGGGGTCTTGCCGCCGAAGATGTTGCCGTTCCCGCAGGCGAAGGGGGCGCCGCCGCCGTCGCAGAGGGGTTGCGGGCGGTTGGAGTTGTCGAAGGTGATGACCGCTCCGGCCATCTCCGGGATCGCGCCCATGAACGCGGCCGACTTGTGCTGCTGGGTCGTCCCGGTCTTGCCCGCCATCGGCCGGGTCCAGCCGGCGGCCTTCGCGGCGGCGGCGGAGGTGCCTGCGATGTCGTCCTTGCTCAGGCCGGTGACGAGGGTGTTCGCCAGGGCGGGCTCGACGGCCTGCTGGCAGGGCTCCTCGGTGATCGGGACGGGCTTGCCCTCGGCATCGGTGATCGAGTCGATCGGCGTCGGCGGGCACCACCTGCCCTGGGAGAACAGGGTGGCGCCGACGTTGGCCAGCTCCAGCACCGACGTCGGGGTGACGCCGAGCGTGAACGACGCGAGCCGCTGGTCCTTGATCACCTCGGCGATCGAGCGGTCGGTGCGCTTGCCGGTGCCCGGGTCGACGAACGGCGTCGTGGCCAGGGACTTCATGCCGAGGCGGACGGCCATGTCGACCACGTCCGGCACCCCGGTGAACTCCTCGAGCTTGATGAACGCGGTGTTCGGCGACTGCGCGAGCGCGTCCGTCAGGCTCATCCGGCCGGGGTAGTTGCCGGCGTTCGCGACCGGGACGGGTCGCCCGCTGCCGTCGACGTAGATCGGGGAGGCGTAGCCCGAGGGCGGCACCTGCATCGAGTAGTTGATGCCGAGGCCCTTCTCCAGCGCGGTGGCCGCGGTGAAGATCTTGTACGTGGACCCGGCCCCGAGGTTGACCGGCTGGTACGGCAGGCCGTAGCTGGTCTCCTCGGCGTCGGCGTTCAGGCCGAACGTGCGGCTCGACCCCATCGCGAGCACGCGGTGCTTGTCCTGGCCGGGCTGGACCAGCGACATCACGTTCGCGACGTTGGGGGTGTCCGGCGGCACCTCCTTGTCCAGGGAGCGCTTGACCTCGGTCATCGCGCGGCGGTCCAGGGTGGTGCGGATGGTGTAGCCGCCGCGCTGGATCTGCTCCTCGGTGAAACCGGCCTCGGTGAGGTACTGCGTCACGTACTTGCAGAAGAAGCCCATGTCGCCGGCGCCGTTGCAGCCGTTCGGCACGCGGACCAGCGGGTTCGCGACGCCGAGCGGAGCGGCCATCGCCTGCTTCGCCTGGGCGTCGTCGATCATCTGCTGCTGGCGCATCTGGTCGATGACGACGTTGCGCCGCTGCAGCGCGGTCTGCGGGTTCTGCACCGGGTCGAACTGGGTGGTCGAGCGGACCATCCCGGCGAGCATCGCGGCCTGCGGGACGGTCAGCTTGTCCGGCGTGGTGTTGAAGTAGGTGCGCGCCCCGGCGGCGACGCCGTAGGACCCGTTGCCCAGGAAGACGATGTTGAGGTAGCGGTTGAGGATCTCGTCCTTGGACAGCTGGCGCTCCAGCTGCAGGGCGATCCGCGCCTCCTTGAGCTTGCGGGCCGGGGTCTGCTCGGTGGCCTTGAGCCGCTCGGCCTCACTCGTCGCGTCGACGTAGAGCATGTAGTTCTTGACGTACTGCTGGGTGATCGTCGAGGCACCCTGGACGACGTCGCCGGACGCCGAGTTCGCGACGACCGCGCGCAGCGTGCCCTGCCAGTCGACGCCGTCGTGCTCGTAGAACCGGCGGTCCTCGATCGCCAGCATCGCGCCCTTCATCGCGGTCGAGATCTGGTCGTTCGTGACCTCGGTGCGGTTCTGGTCGAACAGGTAGGCGATCGGGCGGCCGTCGGAGTCGGTGAGCGTCGTCGTCAGCGGCGGGCGGGTGCCGACCAGGTCCGCCGAGCTCGACGTGACGCTGTCACCCGCCTCGTTGGACAGCACGCCGAGGCCACCGACCAGTGGGAAGGCCATGCCCGCCGTGACCACACCGAGCAGGACGCACAGGCCGGCGAGGACGCCGAGCGGGCGGAGCAGACGCCGGGGGAACCTCACAGGGACAAGCCTACGGGCCGGGAGGTCAGGACACGGTCAGGCTCGTGTCCCCAGGTTGCGTAGTTTTGCGCGCTGACCCGGGCACCCTCCGCGTCCCAGGATCGAGGCATCACGTCGCGGGCCACCGGGCCCGCCCCGGCCCGAGAGGCGACCCGATGCTCGACACCCTGCGTCCCGTCACCGGCAGGCCCCGCCTGCGCCCCGCCGTCGTCGTCCGCGCCTGCACCGCGGTCTGGAACTGGCGTGCGGCCGCACGCTGCCGCACCTCCGACGCCGAGAACCTGTTCGTCACCGGTGCCGACCAGCGCGAGGCCCGCGAGTTCTGCCTGTCCTGCCCGGTCCGCACCGAGTGCCTGGCACACGCCCTGGACCACCGGGTCGAGTTCGGCGTGTGGGGCGGGATGACCGAGCGGGAGCGCCGCGCGCTCCTGCGCCGGCGCCCGGACGTGCGCGACTGGGCCGCGCTGCTCGGGCGCGCGCGCTCCGACCACTACGCCGGACGCAGCAGGAGCGCCTGACCCGATAGCGTCAGGCGCGTGCTCGAGTTCCTGGCCGGCCTCTACCGGACGCACGCCGACGACCTCGCCATGGTGATCGACCGGCAGCGGGAACTCCTCGCCGACGGCACGATCACCCCGCAGCTCGACGACGTCGAGGCCGAGCTGACCTACCTGTTGCTGCGCCACCACCGGCCGTCGCAGGTGGTGGAGGTCGGCACCTACTACGGCTGGTCCACCACCTGGATCCTGTCCGCGCTGCGCGACAACGGGTCCGGTCACCTGCAGTCGTTCGACCTGGTCGACCACGTGTGCGGCACCGTGCCCGAGGAGCTGTCGACCGGGCGCTGGACGTTCCACCGCGGGGACCTGCGCGAGACCGTCGAGAAGGTCCCGGCCGACACGGGCTACCTCTTCGTGGACGCCGACCACGGGCGCCGCTTCGCCCGCTGGTACCTGGAGCACCTGTTCGGGCGGATCGCGACGGGCACCCCGACCAGCGTGCACGACGTGTTCCACCTGCCCCGGGCGCGCCCGTTCACCGAGGGGTCCGAGGTGCTGCGGCACCTGGAACGCAGCGGCACCGGCTGGTTCACCTCCTCGCGCGCGGCGGCGCCGCGGAACCTGCGCGCGCTCGACGCCGTCCGGGCCGAGCTGGGGATCACCGGCGTCCGCGGGACCTCGCGCAACCCGATGATCTTCTTCTCGATGCCCTGAGGTCAGCGACCGGGATCGCGCAGGCCCTCGACGAGACCGTCGAGGACGGTGGCGAACCGGTCGGCCTCCGCACGGTCCAGTGCCGCCTGGAGGAGCTGGGTGGAGCGCAGGTACGCACGGGGACGGTCGCCGCGTTCGTCGCGACGGCGCGGTCCCTGGAGGCGCTGCCCGCAGGGGACCCGGCCGAGGCCGGTCTGGCCGCGCACCTGCGGGACCTGCTGCCCGGCCTGCGCGCGGTCGGGGTGCTCGAGGTGTTCGCGCCCCGCTCGGCCCGGCTGCGGGCGGTGCTCGGCGTGTCCTGAGCCTCAGCCCGCCGTCGCCGCGGCGCCGGTCTCGGCCTCGCCGGCCAGCAGCGCGCCGACCCGGCGCAGCCCGTCGAGGTCGGCGATGTCGCCGGCCAGCGCGGGGACCCGCGTCACCGACACGCCGGGGTGGGCGGCGGAGAACCGGGTGAGCAGGTGCTCCTCCCGTTCGTGCAGGTCGACGCGGTCGGCGTGCAGCCGCAGCACCGCGGCCGCGATCTGCGAGCCCGGCCCTCCGACCTGCTCGGCCGCGGCCCGCGCGCGCGCCGCGGAGACCGGTGCGAGCACCGGGTGGGTCCGGTTCAGCACCAGCCCGGCCAGCGGCATGTCCTCCGACGACAGCCGCTCGGTGAAGTACGCCGCCTCGCGCAGCGCGTCCGGCTCCGGCGCGGCGACGACGAGGAACGCCGTCCCCTCCGAGCGCAGCAGCGCGTAGGTCTTCTCGGCCCGCTCGGCGAACCCGCCGAACAGGGTGTCGAAGGCCTGTACGAACGCCGACGCGTCCTGCAGCATCTGCCCGCCGATGATCGACCCGACGGCCTTGGCGAACAGCCCGAACCCGGCCTCGACGATCCGGCGCAGCCCGCGGCCACCGGCCCGGGCGGGCGCGGCGAGCAGCCGGATCATGCGGCCGTCGAGGAAGCGGGACATGCGCTGCGGGGCGTCGAGGAAGTCCAGCGCCGAGCGCGACGGCGGCGTGTCGACGACGACGAGGTCCCACGTCCCGGCACCGGCCAGCTGGCCCAGCTTCTCCATCGCCATGTACTCCTGCGTCCCGGAGAAGGAGGAGGAGATCGTCTGGTAGAAGGGGTTCTCGATGATCTTCTGCGCCCGTTCGGGCGGGGCGTGCGACTCCACCATCTCGTCGAAGGTGCGGCGCATGTCCAGCATCATCGCGGCGAGTTCGCCGTCGACGGCCTTCACCGGGGCGGGGTCGTTGGACAGCTCGTCCACCCCGAGGGCCTGCGCCAGCCGGCGCGCCGGGTCGATGGTGAGCACGACGACCTGACGACCGCGCTCGGCGGCGCGCACCGCGAGCGCGGCGGAGGTGGTCGTCTTGCCGACGCCACCCGAGCCGCAGCACACGATGACCCGGGTGCCCGGGTCGTCGATCAGGGCGTCCACGTCCAGCGGGGCGGTCATCGGCGGGCCTCCAGGTGCACACCCTGCGCGGTCATCGACTCGGCCAGCTCGTAGAGCGAGCCGAGGTCCACCCCGCCGAGCAGCGCGGGCAGCGTGAGCCGCGGCAGCGGCGGGGTCGGCTCGGTCTCCAGGCGGCGCAGCGCGGCGGTCTCCCCCTCGACGGCGACGGCGTGCTCCACGGTCTCGGCGACCAGGCCGTCGATCTCGGTGGGGGCCAGCTCGATCCCGGCGCTCTGCAGGCCGTTGCGGATCCGGGTCGCGTCGACCCGCCCGCCCGCGGCGGCGGTGACCGAGCGGTCGGGCAGCCACTGCTCGCGCATCCGGTTCACCACGACCGAGCCCAGCGGGATCCCGGCGGCGTCGAGCTCGGCGGCGGCGTCGAGCGTCTCGGTGACGGGCAGGTCCGACAGCAGCGTGACCAGGTGCACCGCGGTGAGCGGGGAGTGGATGAGCGCCTCGACGCCCTTGGCCTGCCCGTGGATCGGCCCGGCCTTGGCCAGGTCGGCCATCGCCCTGGTGACGTCGAGGAACGACACGAGACGGCCGGTGGGTGGCGCGTCGAGGACCACCGCGTCGTAGGCGGGGAGACCGTCGGACTCCGTGCGGGTGACGCACTCCTTGGCCTTGCCGGTGAGCAGCACGTCGCGCAGGCCGGGGGCGAGCGTCGTCGCGAACTCGATCGCGCCCATCCGGCGCAGCGTCCGCCCGGCCACGCCCAGCCGGTAGAACATCTCGAAGTACTCCAGCAGGGCGGCCTCGGCGTCGACGGCCAGCGCCCGCACCTCGCCCCCGCCGGGCGCGACGGCGATCCGGCGCTCCTCGTACGGGAGCGGGGCGGTGTCGAAGACCTGGGCGATGCCCTGGCGGCCTTCCACCTCGACGAGCAGCACCCGCTTCCCGCCGCCGGCGAGGGCCAGCGCGAGGGCGGCGGCCACGGTGGTCTTGCCGGTGCCCCCCTTGCCGGACACCACGTGGAACCGCGCGCGGGAGAGCGCGTCGGGCCACGGGGCGGGGCGGGTTCCGGGCTCGGGCCGGACGGTCGTGGTCACGGATCCAGCCTACGAGCGCCCACCGACAGCGGCCCGTCGGCGAGGTGCGTCCCACAACGGACGGGGCGCGTCCCACGCTCCGGCGGTGGGCGTCCGTCGCAGGGGGACGGCCATCCGTCGCGCCACGACGGTTCGGTGTCGGGTGCCCGGGTTACAGTCCCGCCCATGAGCTCCCCGGTCGTGAAGTGGGAATACCTGACCGCCCCCCTGCTGATCCACAACACCAAGGCGATCCTGGACAACTTCGGCCAGGACGGCTGGGAACTGGTCACGGTGACGAGCGGCGCGAACGCCGAGCAGCTGGTGGCGTTCTTCAAGCGGCCGGTGCAGCAGTGAGCGCACTCGCCCGGCTGAAGGAGCTGGGGCTGACCCTGCCCGCGGTGGCCGCACCGGCCGGCGCCTACATCCCGGCCCGGCGCAGCGGGAACCTCGTGTTCACCGCCGGGCAGGTCCCGTTCGTGGACGGGAAGGTCGCCGCGACCGGCAAGGTCGGCGCCACGGTCACCGCCGAGCAGGCGTACGACCTGGCCCGGATCTGCACGCTGAACGCGCTCGCCGCGATCGACGGGCTGGTCGGCCTCGACAGCGTCACCGGCGTCGCGAAGGTCGTCGGGTTCGTCGCGTCGGACCCCTCGTTCTCCGGCCAGCCCGGCGTGATCAACGGCGCGTCGGACCTGCTCGGCGAGGTGTTCGGCGAGGCCGGGGCACACGCCCGGTCGGCCGTCGGCGTCGCGGTGTTGCCGCTGGACGTGCCGGTCGAGGTGGAGCTGACGGTCGAGGTCGGCGGCTGACATGGATCGGCTCGCCGGGGTCCCGGCCGGTCACGAGCTGCTGCTGCGGCTCGCCGGCCGGTTCCCCGACGAGCTGCTCTGGCGGCTGCGCGACTGGCTGGCCGCCGGGGACACCGCGGCGCTGGGCGCGGTCCTGCCGCGCACGCTGTTGCGGCACCGGATCGGGCTGACCGGGCACGAGCGCACGCTGCTCGCCGAGGTCGTCGGGCCGGACGCGCCGTCACGGCGCCTGGTCGAGGCGGTGCTGCCCGGCACGCCGCCCGCTCCGCCCGCGTTCACGGCGGGCGAGCCGGACCTGGCCGCGTGGTCGGCGCTGTCGGTCGTGCGCGACGAGGCGTCCGCGCTGCTGCTGGCCGTGCGCGACGACGGCGCCCGCGTGCTGCTCGTGCGTGACGCGCAGCGGCCGCACCTGCTCGCCGCCGCGGTCGCGCGGCTGCTGCGCGTCCACGGTGACCGTGTCCCGCGCGTCGAGGCCCTCAGCGGCGACGCCCCGACCGAGTACCACGAGGCCGCGTGCACCGCGGCGGCGTCGTTGTGGAGCCGCGAGCCGGTCCCCACCGGCTGACGCGGGACCGCGAAGGAGGCCCCATGTCCGACCCCACGTACCGCGTGCTGCGGGAACTGGCCGGCCGGGTGGACGACGACCTGCTCGCCACCGGACGCGAGCTCGTCGCCGTCGGCGAGGAGGGGCACGCGCTGGAGCTGCTGGTCGCCGAGCTCGTCGCGGGACGGGTGGTGCTGCCGCACGCGGTGCGCTCCGAGCTGGTCGCCGAGGCCGCAGCCCGCCGGGTTCAGCCCGACGCCGACGCCTGCCTGCCGCCCGCTGCGGACGTCGCCGCCGGTCCGCACCGGTTCGACGGCGACGGCCCGCCCGGTGCCGCGGAGGCGGTCGCGGCCGCGCTCGCCGGCGTCCCGGTCCCGGAGTCGGGCTGGACGCTGGCCTGGCGCACGACGCCCGCCGGTGCCGCCCCCGGTCCGCTGCCGCAGCCGGTGCTGCTGGCCCGCACCGGGTCGCACGGCGCACCCGAGGTCCTGACCTACCAGGCCCAGTCGGCGCTGGCCCGGGCCGGGCTGGTCGTGTCGGTCGAGGTCGGCGACGACGGCCCGGACCCCGGCTATCACCGCGCCGCCCGCGAGGTCGCGCGTCGGCTCCCCGCCACTCCGGTCTCCGACGCCGCCGCTCCGTCCCGCGACGACGCCGCCGCTCCGTCCCGGGAGGACGCTGCCGCTCCGTCCCGGGAGGACGGGTCGGTGTCCCTCCCCGGCGACGCACCACGGCCCGC harbors:
- a CDS encoding WhiB family transcriptional regulator, whose product is MLDTLRPVTGRPRLRPAVVVRACTAVWNWRAAARCRTSDAENLFVTGADQREAREFCLSCPVRTECLAHALDHRVEFGVWGGMTERERRALLRRRPDVRDWAALLGRARSDHYAGRSRSA
- a CDS encoding DUF4177 domain-containing protein, translated to MSSPVVKWEYLTAPLLIHNTKAILDNFGQDGWELVTVTSGANAEQLVAFFKRPVQQ
- a CDS encoding penicillin-binding protein, whose product is MRFPRRLLRPLGVLAGLCVLLGVVTAGMAFPLVGGLGVLSNEAGDSVTSSSADLVGTRPPLTTTLTDSDGRPIAYLFDQNRTEVTNDQISTAMKGAMLAIEDRRFYEHDGVDWQGTLRAVVANSASGDVVQGASTITQQYVKNYMLYVDATSEAERLKATEQTPARKLKEARIALQLERQLSKDEILNRYLNIVFLGNGSYGVAAGARTYFNTTPDKLTVPQAAMLAGMVRSTTQFDPVQNPQTALQRRNVVIDQMRQQQMIDDAQAKQAMAAPLGVANPLVRVPNGCNGAGDMGFFCKYVTQYLTEAGFTEEQIQRGGYTIRTTLDRRAMTEVKRSLDKEVPPDTPNVANVMSLVQPGQDKHRVLAMGSSRTFGLNADAEETSYGLPYQPVNLGAGSTYKIFTAATALEKGLGINYSMQVPPSGYASPIYVDGSGRPVPVANAGNYPGRMSLTDALAQSPNTAFIKLEEFTGVPDVVDMAVRLGMKSLATTPFVDPGTGKRTDRSIAEVIKDQRLASFTLGVTPTSVLELANVGATLFSQGRWCPPTPIDSITDAEGKPVPITEEPCQQAVEPALANTLVTGLSKDDIAGTSAAAAKAAGWTRPMAGKTGTTQQHKSAAFMGAIPEMAGAVITFDNSNRPQPLCDGGGAPFACGNGNIFGGKTPARTWYGAVTPLVANTPPTPLPATDPRYLDGGAESRIPDVVGRSAGAARGELEGAGWQVTTRTVDNNAPEGTVVGQEPRGAALPGEQVTLQVSSGSVPAPPPPPGTPTPGPAPGQDGGPPADRPDGNRPPDGG
- a CDS encoding ArsA family ATPase translates to MTAPLDVDALIDDPGTRVIVCCGSGGVGKTTTSAALAVRAAERGRQVVVLTIDPARRLAQALGVDELSNDPAPVKAVDGELAAMMLDMRRTFDEMVESHAPPERAQKIIENPFYQTISSSFSGTQEYMAMEKLGQLAGAGTWDLVVVDTPPSRSALDFLDAPQRMSRFLDGRMIRLLAAPARAGGRGLRRIVEAGFGLFAKAVGSIIGGQMLQDASAFVQAFDTLFGGFAERAEKTYALLRSEGTAFLVVAAPEPDALREAAYFTERLSSEDMPLAGLVLNRTHPVLAPVSAARARAAAEQVGGPGSQIAAAVLRLHADRVDLHEREEHLLTRFSAAHPGVSVTRVPALAGDIADLDGLRRVGALLAGEAETGAAATAG
- a CDS encoding ArsA-related P-loop ATPase, whose amino-acid sequence is MTTTVRPEPGTRPAPWPDALSRARFHVVSGKGGTGKTTVAAALALALAGGGKRVLLVEVEGRQGIAQVFDTAPLPYEERRIAVAPGGGEVRALAVDAEAALLEYFEMFYRLGVAGRTLRRMGAIEFATTLAPGLRDVLLTGKAKECVTRTESDGLPAYDAVVLDAPPTGRLVSFLDVTRAMADLAKAGPIHGQAKGVEALIHSPLTAVHLVTLLSDLPVTETLDAAAELDAAGIPLGSVVVNRMREQWLPDRSVTAAAGGRVDATRIRNGLQSAGIELAPTEIDGLVAETVEHAVAVEGETAALRRLETEPTPPLPRLTLPALLGGVDLGSLYELAESMTAQGVHLEARR
- a CDS encoding class I SAM-dependent methyltransferase, producing the protein MLEFLAGLYRTHADDLAMVIDRQRELLADGTITPQLDDVEAELTYLLLRHHRPSQVVEVGTYYGWSTTWILSALRDNGSGHLQSFDLVDHVCGTVPEELSTGRWTFHRGDLRETVEKVPADTGYLFVDADHGRRFARWYLEHLFGRIATGTPTSVHDVFHLPRARPFTEGSEVLRHLERSGTGWFTSSRAAAPRNLRALDAVRAELGITGVRGTSRNPMIFFSMP
- a CDS encoding RidA family protein, with the translated sequence MSALARLKELGLTLPAVAAPAGAYIPARRSGNLVFTAGQVPFVDGKVAATGKVGATVTAEQAYDLARICTLNALAAIDGLVGLDSVTGVAKVVGFVASDPSFSGQPGVINGASDLLGEVFGEAGAHARSAVGVAVLPLDVPVEVELTVEVGG